In Malus sylvestris chromosome 2, drMalSylv7.2, whole genome shotgun sequence, the genomic stretch AAATACACTTTTGTTATCAAGAAATGCTCCCAAGACTTTAAGTGCTAAGGGCAAGCCTTGAGCATATTTTATGAAATGGCCTGACAGATCAATGTATTCTTCTATGGGTTCCTTTGTACTGAAAGCATACTGCACAAACAGCTCGAGAGCATCATCATCATTTAACAACTCGGGCTCATATATCTGATCACCAAGTCTACTTAGTGACTGTTTAtctctagttgttataatgatCCGACTTCCTCCACCAAAGGTAGGTTGCTTTCCAATTAAAGCTTCAATTTGGGATGAACTCTCCACATTATCAAGAACAAGTATAACTTTTTTCTTACCAACTCTTTCAATCATCCTCTGAAAACCATTTCTCAAAATCTCTGAACTCCCCACCTTCATATTTGTGATACTAGATAGAATTTCTGCCTGCATATCTAGTGGTGCTTCACCTGCATCAGTTGACGGAAAACGTCCCTTGACATTTTCAAGAAAGCAACGACCTTCGAAGTGATGATTGATTTTGTCATACATAGCTCTAGCGATGGTGGTTTTGCCTATACCGCCCATACCCCAAATTCCAACATAGCGAACGTTTCCGACCTCGGGACATAATAGTGAATCCATTTTCTGTAAGCGGGAATCCATTCCAACCAAGCCAACCAAGCCATTCTTTTCACTTGATGAAATGTTGGTCAATTTCTTAAAAATATCATCTACAATCAAGTCAATAAGCTTGGCATCATCCCTGCCAAATTTGAAAAACAGTATTGTCAAGTCCTGAGATTGCTAGTTATATAACACTCATCACACTGTCATTGAAAACACAAAGTAACGACCCAATAATTCTCAATTTATTCTTCTTTCATTTACTCAATGCACTCTTCTAAGTTCAATCAACATATAAGAGAACTAGTCATCTATATCCTCTCCAGATGTTTTACATCCCTTTAATCGTGGCCATATATATTGGTCTTGCGGTTTGAAGAATTAATTTAATGTTGGACGACGTCTTTTGTACATGATGCCTCCTCTctgtttccaaaattgaaaggTTTTGTACAAACGACGTCGTCCCATgcgaaaaagtaaataaaaacaaGTGAATTCTTCACCGCAAGATCAATATCAAAGGCccctaattttttaaattagtttCCTCTTCCCTTCTGATAGCAAATATCCAGGTGTGGTGGTGGAAAGTTTTGCAGAGAGTTGGTGAGTGTTCCTGTAGAGGGTTGGGAAGGAAGTCTTGGTTCTAGTTGTATTAACATTAATTCTAACCACACAAAATTAGCGACTATAAACGAAATAAGAATTTTCTTCAAAACTAAAAAGACCAAAACAGGAAATCAGCTTAACTTGTAAACTAGTAAGTTAATAAGATTATGAAGGAATGAGTTACTGGTAATTTTGTGAATCCCAGCCACATAAATTGGGGGCTCTTTGTAGAGCAGACCTCCACCGCTGCACTTCTTCCATGTCGGCGTTAGGATCACGTTCATGTTCAGAAAAAGCTTCCTCAAAACTTCCCTCGATTTTACGAACATGAGATGGGTCTACTTGGTAGAAAATGGGAATCACAATCTGCTTCTGATGATCCATGCATTGCAGGATTTGGACGAGTTCTTTCAAGCACCATGTGGAAGAAGCGTAGTTTTGAGAAAAAACTACAACTGAAAGCCTCGAGTCGCTTATAGCTGTCAGTAGCTGCGAAAGGCCGTTGCCTTTTCTGAGCTCTTCAGCGTCGATGAAGGTGGTGATTGGTTTCTGAACTAGAGCTTTGTAGAGATGGCAGATGAAGGTCCTGCGAGTGTCTTCACCTCGAAAATTCAAGAAGACTTCATATTTCCAATCAGGAACAGATGAAGAAGAAGCCATCAACAAGCACAAGATCGACAGCCTAATGTGAGTCTGGCGTAGCCCCTTAACAAACTCAAGATTGCAGGTCAACGACCCCCTTCATTGGTTCTCCCTAGAAAAATGAGATGCATCTTCAAGGGAGGCGCTTGGTAGTTGCCAGGAAAAGGGTCGCTTTGGCTAAATAAAGTCCGCTAATCTACGCCGTCCGATTGAATAAAGCAAGTGGGATTGCACATGTTGGCCGACAACCCCATCAGGCTGGGCCCCAGTCCCTTCAGCATGCTCCTTTTCCCTTGCTTTTTTGGCGCGTTGCCTTCCTTTTGGAGCGTCAAAGTGCGcagctttctctctttctcagcGCGTCCACACGCGGAGCGGGTGAGTATAGGAAAAGGATCCGCAAGGATTGTTTTGTTAGGGATTCTAGAGATTCGGAtagttcatcgtatatcgtaccgttagaaattattttaaaatataaaattaaatataaataatatctaatAAAAACTGATAGCATAATGTATGATGAACGATCACGATCACGgaatctcaaaaaaaaaaaaagattcggCAAGGATCATTTTCCAAAAATTTTAATCCAACTGGTTTCTTGTGTTAAATTTATCCCAAAAATTAGTTTTGaccaaaaattgatttttggtCCAAGGGTTGGAGCAAATCGAGAgagtttaaaaacaaaaatttaagttATAATCCAATTATTTGAGTTAGTCTAACAAATACAAATGAAAGAAAGTAACATTCATATTTTATTGtgccttttaatttttatttaaaatggtCTCTAAGCTTGGCATAACTACTTACTTTTAAAATTGATAAAAATGGTCATTAAGAttatccaccatcaatcattttagtcattaTGTGAAAAATCTTGATtaaattaagggtatttttatcaATACCTTTGAATTgatggtttcttcaatttaatgaaatattttcaCAAATCATGGTGCATATTATTGGTGGTCCTAAGCTCCTTTATATGTGTAGCTTATGCTTATGTCATGATCTTTCTGCTTCTACTGTATATCAgatgattttatttttactatttGTTTTACTTTGTTACATGGGGTGGCTTTTAGGTTCCCCTGCTGTCTTGCTATGTTATTTCCTCAACAAGTTTTGCTTTTATGTTTCCCTCATTTGTAAATTATGTTTCCCTCATTTgtaaatttccttttttttaactttaatatGATAATGGGATGATCGGTGAGCACTATTACCCCATGATTTTCACGcatgcacaaaaaaaaaatatttatcttCACAACTAGCATATTTATCAAAATACTCGAAAAGTTCAGAGAGTTTCTAGTCACAACTAACATTGCCATATAGTCAAAAAGCTCAAAGTatagaaaagaaatataaagaaGATATCAAGTTAACAGTTACATATAGAGAATGTCATTCCGTCGCGCGATGGGATTGCATGATTTCTCTATCATTGGAATgtatttttcataaaacttCCTTTTTATGATTAGGGACTACGATCCTTGGTGCTATAAAATCAACAGTTGACTCAAGCACAGAAGTTATCTACGGTGAGAATCCTGATGGTAATTTTGTAAAGTCCAACAACTTTGCATATGCCATTGTTGTGGTTGGCGAGTACCCTTATGCTGAGACTGCGAAAGACAGCCCAAACCTTACGATGGCGGAACCTGGCCCAAGTGTCATCAGCAATGTGTGTGAAAGTGTCATGTGCATTGTTATCTTAATAACTGGCAGACCTATTGTAATAGAACCATACTCGAAATTACGCCCACGTGTTGCTGCGGGAACCAACTGTTACAGGCGTAATCGAatgaataaaacacatttaagttGAATAAGAATGTCCCCATAATTAGTCTTCTCGTTTATTTTTCACAAACCAATCACATATTAAAAATCCAAGTACAAAAGCTttgcaaagataaataaaaaaattacataactAATTAGACTTTGAACATGCAATCAGGGCACATAATCGTATACCTAAAATAGTAAGGAACCGGCTTCTTCCTCCCACAACCAGAGTGCCTGAAATTTCCAAAGAAAGTAAATCCGTTAGCAATTCAGAGAAATTGGAGGACCAAATGGTATTACATTTGAGTTAAATGAGCAAAGGTAAACCAATTAAATGAGATACTAAACACATTTCGAATCTATGAAATAGAAGAACAATCATGTTAGGACTCCCAAGATAGTGTCATGAGCACAAAATTATAGGTTAATAAAGGTAAATCCCAATCCAAAGCTCCAACCCTTTaaccaaaaatgaaaacaaaaaagcatGGAACACATATTTCAGTTTTATTATTAGATTTTCTAAATCCTCAATTTGAATGTGTTGTAAAGAACTGCTAAAGATAATACCACGAACTAAAGGTGGCAATCTGACCATCGTTGTGCATGTCATGTCGACTCTATGCAActtaatatataaaatttaagcAGCATTAGACAGTCTCCTAAGCATCTACAAACCATTAACATTATTTCCCCAATTTTATTTCCCAATTTTATCAAATGCTGCATAAAAGATCACAATTTACTCCCTTAAAATTTCCACCTAACTCCGAACAAACAATATTGATAAATCTTTATCATCACCTTTAACAAAACAGAttacagagaaaaaaaaaagttcctaTGCAAACAAATTCTTCTAGATGTCCAACCTAACCCATCTATGGGAAGGCAAGCAATCGGACGTGCATTCAGATCAAGCAAAataaattttacaatttatcaaaACAGCAACTGATTCTCCCGAagagaacacacacacacacgtaccaACATATTATTCACCATATTCTAAGCTTTCATTTTCGTTCTATCTCTTTCGTTGTCTAAACTTATAGTTATCAAAACAGCAATAGAATCATAGAGAAACCTTCAATCATTTATCAAAACTGAATTAATTAAACTTCTGCTCAGCACTCCATTAATTTTAATTGCAACTCTCattctaaaaatttaaaattttgcatTTGAATAATCAAACGCACTTGCACATTACATTCTTTTATTGGCTCTTGACACAATACATTTTAGGATTGATGTAATAATATCACTACAAATATGAATCGCGATAGATATAGAAACCAAACTTGCACACAAATGTTTGACTGAATTCAGAACCACTTAATTCAACATAAAAAATTACCTCAGATGCTTGCTCCCCTTCTGCTCTCACATCGTCAGCTCCGCTACTAAACGATTAATGAAGTCCTAAAAACAGAACAAAAAGCGTTTACCAATCCAACATTTCAACACGTGGTTTTGGCAGGTATAACCTTTCAACATAAGCATGatatagaaagaaagaaatccaCATGTCACTTTGTTTTTTCAGAACCAACAAAAAGGGCAACTATAAGAGAATGTAACCAATTTTAAAGAGTAAATCAGTCTCCCAATAAAGGAGAACAATGCTGGCGGTAGATCAAGAGTAAGTACAACCCGACTGCagcaacaaaaacacaattgacTTTCACACGAcagaaataaataataaaaaaaaacacatacctGCACCCAAggcgttgttttttttttttgtgcaggaggagggggagggcgtcaggtagtcgacagccggcactctaatgttacgtcgaatccttatgaaaatgaatccagaacgaaatcgcgctaaagctagggcgtcacccgtaagtggcgcgctgtgtggctcgagcacagtgataagtgagcaagggtcgctgtatctccatcggcacccggatgcagtgttaaatgagcaagggggccatataaacttcttttcgaacgactccactcaaagttgtttgggagcatatgctcctatcaactttacacaggacacacaaaagaagtactttgatcctattagacgggggagggtgaagaagctaggacagaagggtagagttcaagagagtagaatgcgtttaggtacatggaatataggaaccttaacgggaaaatctatggaagtagtggaagttatggtgaggagaatgataaatattatgtgcctacaagaaaccaagtgggttggtcttaaggcaaaggatctagaaaactcagggtttaaactttggtattcgtgcacaaatagaacgagaaacggtgttggcatcatcgtggacaagaccttgacacaagatgttgtagatgtcaatagggtaggagatagaatcatggcaatcaagattgtaataggacaagaactcatcaatgtgattagtgcgtacgcacctcaagtagggttggatacgagttcgaaggagaaattttgggaagaccttggagacttggtgcaaggaattgctcagacggagaagttatttataggaggagatttaaatggacacgtgggcaatgAGACAGGCAattatggaggttttcatggtggccatggttttggggagagaaacgaggatggggaagcaatcttggattttgcaatggcatatgatctcttcttagccaacaccttctttaagaagagagaagaacaagtgatcacctacaagagtgggtcgtcaaaaacacaaatagattttcttctaatgaggaaaatggatcgtataacttgtaaggattgcaaagttat encodes the following:
- the LOC126582207 gene encoding uncharacterized protein LOC126582207; translation: MLRRILMKMNPERNRAKARASPVSGALCGSSTVISEQGSLYLHRHPDAVLNEQGGHINFFSNDSTQSCLGAYAPINFTQDTQKKYFDPIRRGRVKKLGQKGRVQESRMRLGTWNIGTLTGKSMEVVEVMVRRMINIMCLQETKWVGLKAKDLENSGFKLWYSCTNRTRNGVGIIVDKTLTQDVVDVNRVGDRIMAIKIVIGQELINVISAYAPQVGLDTSSKEKFWEDLGDLVQGIAQTEKLFIGGDLNGHVGNETGNYGGFHGGHGFGERNEDGEAILDFAMAYDLFLANTFFKKREEQVITYKSGSSKTQIDFLLMRKMDRITCKDCKVIPGESLTNQHRLLVMDVHIKRVRKKNKTWKCPRTRWWNLKGEKQAIFKEKVITQCGWDREEEASQRWDSMASCIQKVAQEVLGESKGFAPHQKESWWWNEEVQTKVKAKKECCKALYKDMTDENGERYRIAKQEAKKAVR